One Chlamydiales bacterium STE3 DNA segment encodes these proteins:
- a CDS encoding Uncharacterized protein (Product derived from UniProtKB/Trembl:F8KW45), protein MSAPRVDLDTVNLAGVSTPVYAEYDYTHSTLAQEYYNNILALYNVYNKGVTYSNGSTTPDPIDPNRLTQADVDAVVQALANLKNLAENGAVLNNTPDSTKQYYLTKTMVTNLDLLLRSFNAVGVADPSQTMTLDDLNRWKDVSVLTPVIGDTLRAASNELEGNRSIQALIELIYVKAGSDLIGEKLGSLDSALNLTNDVLTTLGNIQSLKNQITVYDRGSIPFNYNGRPPNPGSASAGDYRDDYGNAASTHFGAPVIPTVPSTLIVYDASRNPIGLTAAGLSAFNKLYLLRQSVMNQIARVSAQSSTAEINNPQSLLSKLKQIQSDFDSLFARLSTDPNSPIPVDSTFTGQQKASALTRWIMDNYDKRTGTDATLGGAAQQNITLAITSAQSLNDTQKEEVRRFLFVFEEYYKSASAMLQAITQIVQKMAQGISK, encoded by the coding sequence ATGTCAGCTCCCAGAGTAGACCTAGATACTGTTAATCTAGCCGGAGTATCAACTCCTGTATATGCAGAGTACGATTACACCCATTCTACCCTCGCACAAGAATACTATAATAATATTCTTGCCCTCTACAACGTTTATAATAAGGGTGTTACTTACTCTAACGGTTCTACAACGCCTGATCCTATTGACCCCAATCGCCTGACCCAGGCTGACGTAGATGCTGTTGTTCAAGCACTTGCTAATTTAAAAAACCTCGCTGAAAATGGAGCTGTGCTAAACAATACACCAGATTCGACCAAGCAGTACTATTTGACGAAGACAATGGTGACGAACTTAGATCTGCTTTTAAGAAGTTTTAACGCAGTAGGCGTAGCAGACCCCTCCCAAACTATGACCTTAGATGATTTAAATCGTTGGAAGGATGTTTCAGTCCTCACACCTGTGATCGGAGATACACTTCGTGCTGCATCTAATGAGCTTGAGGGGAACCGATCGATCCAAGCTCTTATTGAACTCATCTATGTCAAGGCCGGGAGCGATTTGATCGGCGAGAAACTAGGGTCTTTAGATTCTGCATTAAACTTAACAAATGACGTTTTAACCACTCTCGGTAACATTCAAAGTTTAAAAAACCAAATTACCGTCTATGATAGAGGTAGCATCCCTTTCAATTATAATGGCAGACCCCCTAATCCAGGGAGTGCTTCTGCTGGTGACTACCGCGACGATTACGGCAATGCTGCGAGCACCCATTTTGGCGCACCCGTCATTCCTACAGTGCCCTCCACTCTTATTGTTTACGATGCAAGTCGCAATCCGATAGGCTTAACAGCAGCAGGACTTTCAGCGTTTAATAAGCTTTACCTTTTACGCCAATCTGTCATGAATCAAATTGCACGCGTAAGTGCGCAATCCTCTACGGCTGAAATTAATAATCCTCAGTCTCTTCTCAGTAAGCTTAAGCAAATACAATCCGATTTCGACAGCCTTTTTGCTCGTTTGTCAACGGACCCCAACTCCCCAATTCCAGTAGACTCCACATTTACAGGCCAGCAAAAGGCAAGCGCCTTAACGCGTTGGATTATGGATAATTACGATAAACGAACAGGAACAGATGCCACGTTAGGTGGAGCAGCGCAACAAAATATTACGCTCGCAATTACCTCTGCCCAGTCATTGAACGATACGCAGAAGGAAGAAGTGCGTAGATTTTTATTTGTATTTGAAGAGTATTATAAATCTGCCTCAGCCATGCTACAAGCAATCACACAAATTGTTCAAAAAATGGCGCAAGGCATCAGCAAATAA
- a CDS encoding Uncharacterized protein (Product derived from UniProtKB/Trembl:F8KWP8): MTTGQFDGVGYYTGGINTVAPYLTTASEPQQFLYTMLLQRKQAVVGGSDINDFLAQYNQANPLPQTIDEFTEAFAQYYNLSATFGSLAAAKAQLKQDILNSVKAAIQTNPNSFGPYGPQDADYDPLIDPVGTQIDPAQPTINDDIAERSFTSFLRNYTYTFSGNTTSTEFQNNWGNFYLTIATVKDDYRYIFEAFFANNTDTNGFTDFQNTLSGFVKNIMYGSDTTAAFLPGQNYSDWFVKVQQEYAKSLYGSSSNVQSSIGPSVEGAKILDTILRLIIKMIGTLQVVTAAQSERLTFLTQWQRAYTNLEGQVRSFIKNGPEWIQWDDDSRNQLNQLNQTYTEQIRSRRTVVSDDAKALQTNINQSNDVANQQTSLATAIIQQMSTILSAIYR, encoded by the coding sequence ATGACCACTGGACAATTCGATGGTGTTGGTTACTACACTGGTGGAATTAACACAGTAGCCCCTTACTTAACAACAGCTTCCGAGCCACAGCAATTTCTATACACAATGTTATTGCAAAGGAAGCAAGCAGTAGTTGGTGGTTCAGACATCAATGACTTTTTAGCTCAATACAATCAGGCGAATCCCCTACCACAAACAATCGATGAGTTTACCGAAGCCTTTGCACAATACTATAACCTTTCCGCTACTTTTGGGAGCTTGGCCGCTGCAAAAGCACAGCTAAAACAAGATATTTTAAATTCAGTAAAAGCTGCAATCCAAACAAATCCTAACAGCTTTGGCCCTTATGGCCCTCAGGATGCGGACTATGATCCTCTTATCGATCCTGTTGGCACACAGATAGATCCAGCACAACCTACAATTAATGATGATATTGCAGAGCGCTCATTCACAAGCTTCTTAAGAAACTATACCTATACTTTTTCAGGAAATACCACTTCTACAGAATTTCAAAATAATTGGGGCAATTTTTACCTCACTATCGCTACTGTAAAAGATGATTATCGCTATATCTTCGAAGCCTTTTTTGCCAATAACACCGATACAAACGGGTTTACCGATTTTCAGAATACTCTTTCAGGATTTGTAAAAAACATCATGTATGGCTCTGACACAACAGCCGCTTTTTTGCCAGGCCAAAACTACAGCGATTGGTTTGTTAAGGTGCAGCAGGAGTATGCAAAATCTCTATATGGATCAAGCTCTAATGTTCAATCCTCAATTGGGCCCTCTGTGGAAGGAGCAAAAATTTTAGACACCATTCTCAGGCTCATTATTAAAATGATTGGAACGTTACAAGTTGTCACTGCAGCTCAATCAGAACGGTTGACTTTTTTAACCCAATGGCAGAGAGCCTACACAAACCTAGAAGGCCAAGTGCGATCATTTATTAAGAACGGCCCTGAATGGATTCAATGGGATGATGATTCTCGTAACCAGTTAAACCAACTTAACCAAACTTACACCGAACAAATTCGTTCCAGAAGAACAGTGGTCAGCGACGATGCAAAAGCACTTCAAACAAATATTAACCAATCTAATGACGTCGCCAACCAGCAAACGAGCCTTGCCACTGCTATTATTCAGCAAATGAGCACAATACTCTCCGCAATTTACCGATAA
- a CDS encoding Low calcium response locus protein H (Product derived from UniProtKB/Swiss-Prot:P23995;Gene name derived from UniProtKB/Swiss-Prot:P23995), translating to MKHSKHGVRKAVRDTGEHIHEDNGKDFSKITNKAIKNSGLIKDIIGLTDESAEGIYSQAYLLYNTGKYSDAAEIFRLLIMLNAMEPKYTMGLAACFHMMKEYESAASAYSLVSIVDPESPIPYFHASDCYIQMGDRASAIVSLDMAAAKASDKPEFAMLKERATITLQALRKEVAEIVQQSPKKP from the coding sequence ATGAAGCATTCTAAACATGGTGTCAGAAAAGCTGTGCGCGACACAGGGGAACATATTCATGAAGATAATGGGAAGGATTTTAGTAAAATTACCAATAAAGCAATTAAAAATAGTGGCCTCATCAAGGACATCATTGGCCTAACCGATGAGTCCGCTGAGGGCATTTATAGCCAAGCATACCTACTTTACAATACGGGTAAATATAGCGATGCTGCAGAAATCTTTAGGCTTTTGATTATGCTCAATGCTATGGAACCCAAATACACCATGGGGCTTGCAGCATGCTTTCATATGATGAAAGAGTATGAGAGCGCTGCCTCAGCTTATTCTCTTGTTTCGATTGTAGATCCGGAGAGCCCTATTCCCTACTTTCATGCTTCGGATTGCTATATTCAAATGGGAGATAGGGCTTCAGCAATTGTTTCGTTAGATATGGCGGCTGCGAAGGCTAGTGATAAACCAGAATTTGCCATGTTAAAAGAGCGCGCAACCATCACTCTGCAAGCCCTTCGCAAAGAAGTTGCTGAAATTGTTCAACAAAGCCCTAAAAAGCCTTAA
- a CDS encoding Type III secretion specific chlamydia chaperone 2 (Product derived from UniProtKB/Trembl:F8KWP9;Gene name derived from UniProtKB/Trembl:F8KWP9) — protein MESSRQQVREIIEKLTPNLSPEDRAQQEALLSEVVDEGKLLKDVLNVSDDTIEYLYSQAYRLYKTGKYKDSSRYFHILYMLNGLDLRFTMGIAACHHMQKEYQKAVEWYFVCAALDENSPLPYYHISDCFLKMEENLSALIALKMLEARITDEPQFAQIKEKSMRMIAKLSEEMEDHRIAEQLKIEKEPAQQKEEAKTE, from the coding sequence ATGGAAAGTTCAAGACAGCAAGTTCGTGAAATTATTGAGAAGCTAACTCCTAACCTATCTCCTGAAGATAGGGCACAGCAGGAGGCGCTTTTGAGTGAAGTCGTAGACGAAGGAAAACTCCTTAAGGACGTCCTTAATGTCTCTGATGATACAATTGAGTATCTCTACAGCCAGGCCTACAGACTCTATAAAACTGGTAAATACAAAGATTCTAGCCGCTATTTTCATATCCTCTACATGTTAAACGGCTTGGACTTGCGATTTACAATGGGCATAGCAGCCTGTCACCATATGCAGAAAGAATATCAAAAAGCTGTAGAGTGGTATTTTGTCTGTGCTGCGCTGGACGAAAACTCCCCGCTTCCTTACTACCATATTTCTGATTGTTTTTTAAAAATGGAAGAAAATTTGTCTGCTTTAATTGCTCTTAAAATGTTGGAAGCAAGAATTACAGATGAACCGCAATTTGCCCAAATCAAAGAAAAATCAATGCGCATGATCGCTAAACTTTCTGAAGAAATGGAAGATCACCGGATTGCAGAGCAGCTTAAAATAGAAAAAGAGCCCGCGCAGCAAAAAGAAGAAGCAAAAACTGAATAA
- a CDS encoding putative type III secretion chaperone SycE (Product derived from UniProtKB/Trembl:D6YSB0;Gene name derived from UniProtKB/Trembl:D6YSB0), with translation MQLAIFIQEFLKELEISEPLPQTVPGVYTLPLDDGLSITMTANPQGFLLNAVLAEAPKKNEEHFYTEVLLANLFGQGTKGATLCLSEEGRMLTLSRDIDYDVDYKEFREILEDFINIIDFWREETLKYH, from the coding sequence ATGCAACTTGCCATTTTCATTCAAGAGTTTTTAAAGGAACTGGAAATTTCAGAACCCCTACCACAAACGGTTCCTGGGGTTTATACGTTGCCCTTGGACGACGGCCTTTCTATCACGATGACGGCCAATCCTCAAGGATTTTTGCTAAATGCCGTTTTGGCAGAAGCTCCTAAAAAAAATGAAGAACACTTTTATACAGAGGTTCTTTTAGCTAATTTGTTCGGGCAAGGAACAAAGGGAGCAACATTATGTCTCTCTGAAGAGGGAAGGATGTTGACGCTTTCGCGGGATATAGATTATGATGTCGACTACAAAGAATTTAGAGAAATCTTAGAAGACTTTATAAATATTATTGACTTTTGGCGCGAAGAGACGCTGAAATACCATTGA